The Vitis riparia cultivar Riparia Gloire de Montpellier isolate 1030 chromosome 3, EGFV_Vit.rip_1.0, whole genome shotgun sequence genome segment GGGCTGCCTCTATTATCTACCCATTGCCCATAGAGCTCTTGGATGAAAAACTTGACTTCTGAGTCCCGGACATGCTTGAGCATCTCGTGCTGGCGGTTGGAGAGGAGCTCAACCATGGCTAGCCTCCGCACATCACGCCAGTATGGACCGTGACGTTCAAACGCAAACATGGCATGGTCATAGCCCATGAGCTTTACTGCTAAGGATCTTGGTCGATTGGCGAGTGCCTTGTCCTTGGCAGTGTAACATTCTTTTGCTACTTCCGAGCTACTAACCACCAGAGCTGTTCGAAGGCCAAGACGAATGGAGAAGATTGGTCCATACTCATCAGCCATGACTCCAAATGTCCTATGTAGTGGCTTGTCTGCTCCTAGAAGATGAAGGTGACCCATTACAGGCCATGCCCCGGAGGGCTCTGGTGGGCTTCTGCCTTTGTTCTTGTTGCTTTTGGCATTAACCAACCACAGACAGGTAATTGCAAAAAGAATGCCGAAAACTGTGGCATCTTGAAGCTGAAGAGAGAATCCCATTAGAAGATGGAGATACAAAAATCTAGTTCTCCTCCGTTTCCTTTCTTGTCCATGAAGGATTACCATCCtcctcctttcctttttttagttCATTTCATTTTGTCGTTGACGTTGTTGACAAGCGTGGTCCCGGGTTGACAGCTTTTTCCGCAAGTGCCATGGCCCATGGGTTGGTGATTTTCCTTTGGGAGGCCACGTCTCCCATTTTGCCCGATCTCGAGGTAGATTCCCACTGggggaacttttttttttttttatttaagtggtggtggtggtggttgaggaTAAGGatgaaattattaatatttatactattattttatttaacggATATgggatatattgaaaatatatctatattttgataaaaaatattaattgacttaaaattaatcagaacttataaatatataaaaaataaaattttaaaaataaaattaaaaatataatagatattttaaaattgttttgttcaaaaaattaatacatatataatataatttatcacatttgataataatatcgtatgcatagactaaaaaatatgtattttataagtgtatatttattattaaattatattaaatattatttgacataatattgtgatatttgattattaaaatatatatttaatattaaaattaaatttataatccatttaattcaattgtgtcaaatgatataaaatagataatgatatatgtatgatttttaatatttaattaatatattaatgatattaaaaacactatgaaaaaaattatcacgataaattttatatttttagtaattaattaaatgattttttatttaattataaaataataataattaatttgttatttaaaacattcttttaatattatgtttatataatgagttttagtatatatatttttagtgtcACATATAATAAGGGGCAAACTTGTCTTAGCGATTGGTGAACATTTTGGTTAGGGTTCGATTCCCTCGACAACAGTAgaagatttgaaattttttgaagtttaaCCCATCAAAATATTGGcgaaaattcaataaattgctgataaattgtgaaaaattggtgaaattttcaataaatcgCCAAAATATTGAGGTGCTgatatttcttttctatatatCATGTCGAGATCCACCGATACACGATATTTCAACGATATGTTGACGAAgtattacaatattttaatcACTGATTGAGGTCAGATTTTGAGGTAGGCCAGTCTCTTGATGGTCCCATTTTTAGCCGCTCAAGAGAAAATGAGTCAGTGGAAAGTTCAGTTCAGGTGCTTTCAGCCCAagttgtgcctcctctttaccTACCACACAATACAACTTACAAGCTCATCTCCAATATGATTTGATCAATGTTTTAGTGTTTCAAGTTCTCTTTACTTATTTATCTCTGAAAGTCTAATATAAGTATGCCAGACCTACGAGGAATCCTTAGGGAGCCGGTCTACTCACTTGGtcacttatatttttcttgatagGTATCTTCATGTTGTTATTTCTGGTACTAACACAGGTTCAGTGGACTAAAAGTACCAGTTCCAGGCATAAAAAGGAACCATATATAGGCAAAGAGCCCAAACATGCAATTCCTGGCATAAAAAGGAACCATATGTAAGCAAAGAGCCCAAACATGCAATTCCTGGCATAAAAAGGAACCATATGTAAGCAAAGAGCCCCAACATGCACGCACAATCGCCTGATGAAGGAAGATATTAATTAGAGCATTCTCTCATGCACACCTCACTCTGCATGGAGGACGATGACTAGTAATCTCGTGCACAGCCACACGACAAACCAGCAATGCAAACTTGATTCGGTATCACTTCTCGCTAAATAAAAGGTCGGAGAGTTTGTCACAACATCAACAAATTTAGctcctctttttcttctctatgtTTTTGTTTAACTAATTGATTTTCTGAGGTCTGCAAACCAAGAACTGTTCTACCTTCCTGATTAGCTCTAGAGTTGATGGGGGAGAAAATGTCAATTTCTATGAAGATTAAAGTGTAATCAAACaacaaacaagaagaaaaagaagaagatgcaCTTTACGAGTATCAGATATGACTGCaatgtaaaaatatataattccaatttgaagaagaaaaaaaatttcagatCATCAAAGCTTAttgtttaaatttcaaaaaaaaaaaaaaaaaaacatcctaAACAACTGCTGTTGGATCATCAAGTGCATCAAACCCATCCAATCCCCGCCTTGCTTCTTGTTCTATCTCTTTCACCACTCCATCAAACCAGCGCCTGGATGTCGGTAGAATTGAAAGTGTCAAACAAAATCCTTGCAGCCTgtttggaagaagaagatggaatCATAAAGCTTTTGCCACTAAGGGCTAGAAAGTTATtatcaaatgaataaaaagaataagagatTGAGCGAGTATACTTATTAATGCAGATTGTGAAAGCATGATTCACTTTAAAATGAGGAAGAGGACATAACTCAGAAAAAAAGCAGAACACAACTATTAATTTACTTTACCTTCTACTAATACCCTCTAACTGAGCTCTCCTAATCTCATCTTCTGGTGGGAAGCCGCCATTTTGccaagcttccattctttctcTATCACCATGGTACAGAGAAAATTTGTAGAGGTATAATTCTTCAGTCTCCACTAGATTTAGGCTCTTGAGCTGCTCTTTCATGATGCTCATGGGCTCAAACATCCAGTCAAAAACCCTTCCCTCAGGTCTGTTCAAACTTGTTAATTCAACATTGTCACCTGATAGAGTAGGCAATGGCAATGAGAAATTGATAAACTTTCTATCTCAACCCAACTCAAaagaaatattctataaataaaatttaagacaaACTGAAGGTTTTCAATCTTATGACAGATCCTAACAAGCTTTGTCATACATTCTCTGTGAACTTGATCGATAAGGTTCACCAGATATGTTCATGAAAGCATGCATTCACCATTCTTGATGAGGCATATAACAGACTTATATGTTCTCTGaaacaaaatgttaaaaaaatgaggTAATAGGCAGTTATCCATACGCATGAGAAATCCAGGGGAACCACTCTTGATAGAGTGAAGGAAGCATTCCAGAAACGAATAAGCAGGAATTCCAATATTAATTATCTTGTTCTTTGAATTTCGCCATGTCTCCAGATCTGGCATCCCAACAGCTCCAGCTCTGAGAAGCTCTTTCCCGGTGTGCTCACATGCTTTGAAGTAGTTATCCCATATCTGATCAATGCATTGATTCAAGTGGTTAGCAACTATCCATACATACATGTGATATAAGGTGCTAAAGTTCCTGGAGTTTCTTGGTGTTCAGACACCATGATCTGCATAAAAAAGGCCATCCTCACTCCAAACCGAAAACAAAACACAACCCAGTTACAAAATCAATGTGCACTTACATTCCACAGTCAGATACATACTGAATGATGTCAAACATAACCTTCTAATTGAGGGGGGAAatggcacaaaaaaaaaaaaaactatagtaATTGCAGAAATGGAAGACACTATAGCAGTATTCCCACAATCAGGACATACATGCACAAGCTATTACATAATAGAATCATAAGGCACATGTTCTTACCATCACAGCACTAAGTGCCCTCTTTTTCTCAGAAGTTGTCCTTACAAGAGGTTCATTGGCATGGAGCTGTTCATTCAGCCCATTTACAGACACCAGTGTTGGACTATAAGTCAGCTGCTTGCGATATCTTGGTCTGGCTGCCCACATGAACAGAGGTTATCTTATGGTACAAAGAGATAcaaattttacaataaaatagtGTATGTTTAACTGATAACAAGTCACACAACAGCAAAATCGaagttgaaacaaaaaaattcatgtATATTTACAGTATAATCCATGAGGAATTGACTTGTGATGCAAAACTTGAATACCTGGGAAAGCAGGATCCTTCTCGTAGGTAAAGGAAGTCATTGGTGGACTCATCAAACAATGACATAGATGCAACTATATATAGCAACCCCCTCTTTATAGAGCTTTCCTAAAGCAATTCCATGGCAAAATCATAAGCATAATAACCATCAACACATAAGGAAACCAGGCAGGAGCATAAGAGAAGAAAGATCAAATAATCAGTATTGGAAGCACTAGATAATTGAAATAGTACCTGATATGCAATAACAGCAGCATAACAGCCAAAGAAGAAACTCGAAATAACTCCAGCCAAAGCAGCTAAAACAACCACAATTGGCCACAACAAAATCAAAAGCCCTGCAAAGGGGACACAGATGGTTTCAAAGAAAGGCCCCTCCCTTCCAATAAGATCATGCAGTAACTGATTCCACCCTTTGAACAGCAAGATGGGGGATTTATAGAGGACTATCAGAGTTATAAAAGGCACGTCAACCAGAACTCCGAGAATTGCACATAAAATGCAACCTGGTATCTCGAAAACCCTGCATGAAGATTACTGAAGATCAGTTGCTACTCATATCCCAAATTCTCCCATAACATTgacaaattgagaaaaaaataataaattgcatAGATTTATACTTTAGTTCTATGGGCTTCTCCCCTTTTGATTCAAGCAATCCATCCATCACTGAGAAGTaggaatggaaagaaaaatcagCAAAATCACGGACAATTGTGCAGGCACCCCAAACATTGCTCCAAGTACCATCCTATAGAagtaattctaaaattattaaatccaCTCAATAACAATCAATCAAACTACAAAATTGAATGCCCAAGGAGATCAGTGGAAAAGTTACCGTGAAGCATCTGATCAATTTTGTTCGTAAAGAAACACCTTCCATGCTAACAGCCTTGAATGTATCCATCACAGGGCAAATGAAACCATAACCAATTCCCATAATCACACTACCAACCACCCCAACAACTGTCCACAATGCTATTGGAATTGGGACCATAAGAATCAATAGGCACTTCAAATATGGATCAAATTTCTTTGTCCTGTTCTTCATAAGTTACATTGAGTCAGTGAATTAAttgaatataaacaaataaatgttgAAACGGAAGGTTTCCTTCTGTATTCACATGTTTGGTAGctgggaaaaaaaacaaaaagaggaaaattttgaatcttaatCATACGGCATGTTGTCTTCCAGAAAGGAAAAGAGTTACACCAAACAACCCCTTCTATCGGACACAGATGAGAAGAGGGTTTACTTaggattcaaattttttttgctCTTCTTTCCCGTTCTGAGAAACCAAACAGCGCAATCTTCCTAGTTCCTTTCAGCTCGAATAATACAGAGTAAAGAAACAAACATCACTATACAGTAAACAGTCCAAACAAGATGACAAGGCCATAGCCCTACCACAACACCTATGTCCCCAAAAGCTATTACCAGAAACACAAAGGGACTGAAAATACCACCTGCATATCATGAATCCATATATTGATTAGTGGAGAtagagagagacagagacagagacagagacagagagacagagacagagagagagagagacagagagaggaCCTTTGATGATGCCAAGAGCAAAGAGAAGAACAAAGACAgggaggaagaagatgaagtaaCAGAGATATGTGAGAAACCCCTTTGAATCCACCATTTGTGCTTCTGATTCTGAGCTCACTGCAACATGAATTTGGCTCAACCcgcataaaaaaaatatcgacCTAGAGCAGAAATGAGAAAACTAGCAAAAATCAACACAAATAAAAACACATTCGTGTACCAGGTACCATGAAATCCTAGAATGAATCAAACAGTTGCTTGAGTTCAAAGAGCATGGAGAATCTTTGACAAAACAGAAAAATGGTGGAGCATCAGCATCCAAGTATACAGAACCAATGCAAGAACATGACAAATATTTAcgctcacacacacacacaaggaaaaggaaaatcatcATAAACCCATTTCCAACCTTTCTTTTATGTATCATATTCATGGGAAATCGAACCACGTGAAGGATAATGCTTTTTTACAGTTGATATTCACGAGTTTCCCTGCATTCCTCCCCCATTTCCTGCAAATCGTTGTCAAACAGCATCATCCTTTTCAGAGAGTTTCTGTAGTGATGTCATTATTCCTAAactcacttttttccaaaaatttctgATAATTTAATCTATCACCATGTTACGCATTTATTACTAAACCCATTAATCTCATGTGCATTTGTTGATCAAATGACACTGGGTATATCATAAAAGTTCCTTTCTCTCTTACTAAAACTGATGAAACCCCTCTACCCTACATTTGAAATACCATTAAGACAAGGATATTAATTTAATGTTATATATCCAACTTTCAATCTGAATAAAGATACAAATAATTTGTAAAGTTTTGATCAAATGATGACCACTGTATTATTAAAGGgtagctttttgtttttttttgttttttgttgtttctatattccttctctcttttttcaaaaacttttttgatCACACAgataagaaatcaaatccacCTCAAACTTCACCACACTAATGATAAAGAGAAGATAAAACCAACCTTGATGCCAGATAAATATATGCATATGTAATagactcttataaaaaaaatgttattgaaGCCAATTTTACAAAAACATACAACacaattatacatatttttcatataattttttttttttctgttttcaagaataaaccCATCATGAACTTATTACTTTCATTCAATAAGAAATCAAGATTTGGAAGTCATGATAATAAGTGAATGCTTTGCAGCACATTCATGGGTGTAGAATATGCCTTGGAGAGTATTGCGTTGGGTTTGTGCTGTGGAGGATCCATTAGAAAAGGCGGAGCACACCTGGCCAAATTCTAGTTCATTTAATCATAATATTCCATGGAAAGCGCTTTCATGCTTGTTCTTAGCATGATTCTGTTTTGTTTTCCCTGCAATGCCTGCACAATTACCACATCCATGTGGGCTGCTGTAGAATCTTTTTCCAAGGCCAATATGAACATCTTTTACCTCCGTATGGAACATCAGAACAGTgtcatcaaaattcaaaaattccaagattccaaaattccaaaattccaaaatccccataatcatattttaaatttgggatTAAGATTTTTGTAGAAATTATTGTGTGGACAGGTTTGTCTgcaatggaaataaatttcccaagaaaaacaaattttattcttttgttcGTAATTAATTTAATCTCACCAAATATTATCCTTCCAAATTGTGGACAAGATGTCTCAACCCTCCATGGGATATGTGTGTAGTATTCTTATCTCTCAACCAGACCAAAAAATGTAATACCAATCAAGCATCTTACTATAAAATTGTTGAAAAGGCGAGTTTCTGTTTTGATAGCCAAAAACAATTCAGTCTCTGCATTGAACAGAGGGAAAGAAACAGAGGTTGTTGAATAACAAACAATAGATACTAACTAATTTTATTCTGATTCTCATTCAGCCTCCTCCACAGATGCTTCAATTCGAAGAAGAACAAACCCCACTGCAACTCCAACAGAACTAGGCCGTTCATGATTGCCGCAATCCTGAATATCTCTCCAACAGCATTGCAGGTAGAAGACAGagctcctcctcctcttccttTGCCTTGTGATGGGGACTTCAGTGAGCTCACAATCTTTGCAAAGGACTGCTCAGTACAAACAGGAAGGCCTAAAGAGGCCACACTGTTGTAAGCTTTCAGTCCATCAAAGGAGTTCAGTCCCCCTATGAAGTGTACATTGGTTTTTCTCCTCTGGGAGGTGCGGCCAAAGCCCGCAATGGCAGCAGCAGAAAATGTGGAGGGGGAAAGTGTGGCAGAAGCTGTTGCCATTGCTATCTTCCCCACAATCTGGTGTGTATTTAAGGGAAAATTTTGTTAGCCTTGTGCttgtttggatgctgagaaaagaTAGGAAAAGATAGAAAAACTTCTTATAGTTTCATGGCAATCAGGGAGAATATGCtaatgagaaaagaagaaatgatTACCTGATGTGATGAGGTTGAAGAGCTTTGTTCAAATATCGAAGTACAGAGATGATGAGGGAAGCAAATGACACTTTGTAAGAAGTGAGATGGGAGAAGTTGGATAAGGTGATAGCAAGATGGTTGGCTGACAAGCTGATGAGATGAGCTTATTTCTAGAGAAAGATTGTCCCACTTTAAATATTGGCCAGGAAAAAGTGAGACCCATGTCATGCTAGTGGGAGAGAGCCTGTATTAAAGTGCTTTTGTTCGTTTGTGAAAATTCATAACAATCACTTGCTCAAACCACCAGTTTAAgctttgaaaaccaaacaatgATGCAATCAAGCCAGTTagtttttgacttttcaaatgACACTGTTTTTCCTTCAAGCCCTAACTCTAAATTTATGTGATAAGAGTCACTTGAGGAGAGTCAAAACAAATCAAGCAAACAGAGGTACATATATAGAGAATGGGTGTGTTTGGGTTTAGCCAAGGGCTCCTGCGGACAATTGAAACTCCCACCAGAGGGCTGAGAGTATTGCATCCTTGCTTGATTGAACTCTCACATCTTGAGAAATAGTTCAGGAAAAAAATAGCTAAAGAGAAAAGAATATGGGGTCAAAAACACAATATTCAAAATCATGGATCAGGGCCATTCACTTCCATGGGATCCATGGCATTTCTGAGTTTGGGCAGCTAAAACTACACAAACCCAGTTGAGTAGAGGAAAAACAAATTGCATAATCCTCTAGTAGTGAACAGACGCAGGGACTTTACTGCCATGCTGCACCAAGTCATGGACCAAACTCTCCCTTGGAAGCCTGCAGAGTTTGGAAGACTGTACAGGTAATAGAAGAGAAGATTGTAAATTATACATAGGGTTTGATAGATAGTTACATACCATATCCAGAAATTCATAATCTCATAGGAATCCCATAACATAAATGTTAACAACCACAATAAATATCGATAGTTAACTATCTGGAAGTCTTGGAAGAAACTATTGGCAAACGTAAGTTGGCTTCACTCGGCTCAGCCATCTCTTCACCACTTTCAGCTCGGCATTTGCATTTGCATTTGCCCGCCCTCCGGCTAGGCTGTGCCCGAAGAATGTGAATAACAAGGAGATACCCCTCGTGGCCACTTTCCTGTACAAATTCACAAATGCAGGTGTCATTTTCACCCACATTGTTCCACTGGCAGAATGGTTTCCACCCAATCCATGTCCGACCATCCTTCCAGACAGCAACCTTTCCAATCCACAATCTCCCAAGAGGGTCACGAAGGGTCATCTTTGGAGGTAATTTAATATTATGGTCTCTTAGCACATCTAATGGAACATACTGCAGTAGTGGACAAAGAAAGCTTCCATAAGCAACAAGCAAAATGAGAAGAACTAGTAACTACAGTTTCTGGCACTGCTCTACTAAGTTCGACATCAAGTTTAAACTGAGGAagtgaagaaaaagaagcaagCTGTGGTTTGGTGATGCCTGGAAGACTTCTTAAAAGAAGCAACATGTATGTACGAGACACATTACTAAACATGGTCATCATTTAGCAAGCGAATTAAGAAATAAAcaggaaaaaaagaattttttttttcatggatgacaGCAAAAAAAGCAAGATATAtagcaccaaaaaaaaaaatacatttgttaTAACTAAGAAGCTAGCAAGTAGTGCTATTGCAACATTACTAGTATTATTTGGTTGGCTCTCATCTGGCTTGAATGAAGAATTGTTATTTGATCTATTGATGGTACATTTTATGGGAGAAGAGTGGTACAAAGATGATGAAATAACCAAGTTTGGGGGAATAGTGGAACAGCTTGTATCAGATATTGAGTTGGGGAAACCCGGCAATAATCTTAGGGAGAATCATGCAATTATAAAGCTTGAGACATTCTCTTTTTATGGGAAGAAAGAGAAACTACATTATAGGAATAGAAATAGGCCAAAAGGGATGAACTATCTTGCAAACAGAATGTGGaaatagaaagaaattaaaaggcCAAACTTTTTACAAGCAATGGAACATCAAAAGATGGCTACCACAATGCCCAATGAAACCCAATCTcaacctagaaaaaaaaattatccaaggGGAAATGAAATCCCTAACTGACGCCTATGACAAGTAGGCCCCTTGTGTTTGGTTAAGCAATCCAGTATATAGTTTGCTCATCTAAGCTTCCAAGTAAACCAGCACTCCAAACCTCTTGAGGGGTCAATAGAAGATCTAATGTTaacatatgcatatatataataaatggtATCATACCCTAAAGAGATTCATACCAAACTCTCTTTAAGAGACAAAAGTATGAGGTCCATAAATAACTGAAATCTAATGGTTGTTGCAACTTGCAACTTTTTGGGCAAAATCTAACAAGCACCAAGAAGCATCCTACCACCACTTCACAAGCCCACCCCGAGTACTCAGTGATTAGAAGGATAGGCACAGCATCAAGGTGGGAACGAGTCCATATAGGATCCCCTGAACCCTACTCTTAACTTGGCACATTAGCAATAAGGTGTTATGCCTAAAGGGCACCTTTGATAGCAGATATGCTGAGGGATGCATCAAATGAAACTACCAGAAGTACTTTCTAAGGGGAAAAAATGTTGTGCCCTGAACACATGATATACATATATGAATTGAGCATATCGAGTATTTTATGATCTGGAATACATGGACCCACTGCAGAATGATGCATAGAAAATGTGGCACATCAATCTACCAACCGATTCAAAGTCAAGCATCATctgaaatttgaataaattgtgttaactttatttttatactagGACTAGTTAGAGAAGATTTGTTTTAGTTTCCTTTGTGTCAATTTTCCATAAAACCTTCTTATGGCCTCACACAAAGAAAAAAGCTCAaccataaatttcatttatttctgtAATAATTTCtagtttctttattttattcattaggAACTCTTCATAACcaatatctatatttttcttcaaacctGTAGGACCTTGGGATGGAGGGATAGGAGTTTAAGATGTGAAAATAGTTTGGATTCACATATGAATCTATCTAAGAGAATAACTTAATTAATCTTTCCTGTACACCTTGACAATGCATATGACAATGATACACCTACAGCCTACAGGAACCTCTAGTTGATATGGGTTCTGACTCTACATCCTACCTCTCCTGAAGACAACctgttttccttcatttcaaacTTAAAGAGTACAAAAGCTTACTATTATTCCCCTAATTCCCAATTACAGACCACAATCATTCCTTCACCACTCATCTTCCCCTTGGTCCTTTATAATCAATCCCATATTTCCCTGTTTTCTATGATCTCTTACTAAAGCTATGGAGCCATCCTATCAAATCTCTTTCCATCCCTCTCCTTAACATTTTTGTTGCTAAAGTCTTCTGGCTACCAATCTAATTCCTTCTAACCGCCCATTTCTAGCTCCAAAGGTGTTCAAAATTTATGATTGTCGTCAATAAAAGAGTGTTGGCATAACAATGATTTCAATTATTGAACATTGCTTTCTTTCACATCCACTTTTCCTGTGGAAACTTATAGCACATTCTAATTTCCTATACAAGGAAGTTAACCTGGACAAAAATGCAATAGGTGAAATATTTAGCCAATGAAATTCATCCTAGAAAGCCATCAGATCTCATTGAGGATTACTTATCTAAGATATTCAAGAAAAATACTAGATTTGACACTAGacaaaaacaaattaacaagtaaacaaagaaatatttaaGGTCTAGCCATGACACTACATAAAGTTATAAAAGATATAACACAACCATAAAAGATGTTCACGGAGGAGAGATTATAAATAGGTGATGCAAGCCTTACCAATTTGCTCCTCCTCGCTGGTCTTACTTTAGTTTCGAAATAAGGATTTTGGGGATTAACAATACTTTCTATTTCAAAAGCAATGTTTTCCTCAACCTGGACAGCAGAAGCTTCCTTATACTTTCTCTTGGTGCAGTTGCTTTCTTCGGATGCAACTCTGCTCTTTTTAATGGCAGTTTGTTTGTACCCAACTACATAAGGAAACCTGTAGGTTAAATATTGACTAATACAAGAGCACATGCGATATATATGTATTTGGAACActcttttaagaaaagaaaagaattacaAAACTTCACTATAGTTTTTTCTACCAATTGGTGATTGACCCCTTCCAGAATATTTGCGCTTGTATACAACCCCTTTCTTTTTAGAGGATTTTGGTTgtggttcttcttcttcttcactcaTTTTCCCCCCTTCCTCCTCTTTATCTGATGACTCATCTTCTGTGGAATCCCTCTCCTCTTCTGCCGAATCCTCCTCTTCTTCATTGCTCTTTTCTTCCTCCACATCTTTTTCCTCATTTACACAAAAACACCTTTTGTAGATGCCCACATTGATCTCCTCAGAGCCTTTCTTCTCACACCCAGTATTtcgaaataattaaaataaatatataaccACCATCATATCGGAAAACAAGAAATCTTCCATTTCTACAAAATTATCTGTAACAAATTTCTGCCAACCCTTCTGAAAGTAACATCCTTTCCTATTTTGCTTAACTCCACTTGCCAAACTCTCCCAACAGGATCTCTGAGGATGGCCTTGTGAGGCACAAATCCATTAAAATGCTCTCTGAAAGCAGTTGGGATAAGCTACACAGTAAAAAGTTCGCATGTCAATAACAAATAGTAAATCACTGTAACAGTTACTGGAAAAACTGATCATGTTTATCAATATTCTATGGAACAtgcttattt includes the following:
- the LOC117911164 gene encoding uncharacterized membrane protein At3g27390-like isoform X1, giving the protein MMIFLFLVCVCERKYLSCSCIGSVYLDADAPPFFCFVKDSPCSLNSSNCLIHSRISCELRIRSTNGGFKGVSHISLLLHLLPPCLCSSLCSWHHQRTKKFDPYLKCLLILMVPIPIALWTVVGVVGSVIMGIGYGFICPVMDTFKAVSMEGVSLRTKLIRCFTDGTWSNVWGACTIVRDFADFSFHSYFSVMDGLLESKGEKPIELKVFEIPGCILCAILGVLVDVPFITLIVLYKSPILLFKGWNQLLHDLIGREGPFFETICVPFAGLLILLWPIVVVLAALAGVISSFFFGCYAAVIAYQESSIKRGLLYIVASMSLFDESTNDFLYLREGSCFPRPRYRKQLTYSPTLVSVNGLNEQLHANEPLVRTTSEKKRALSAVMIWDNYFKACEHTGKELLRAGAVGMPDLETWRNSKNKIINIGIPAYSFLECFLHSIKSGSPGFLMRDNVELTSLNRPEGRVFDWMFEPMSIMKEQLKSLNLVETEELYLYKFSLYHGDRERMEAWQNGGFPPEDEIRRAQLEGISRRLQGFCLTLSILPTSRRWFDGVVKEIEQEARRGLDGFDALDDPTAVV